Proteins encoded by one window of Portunus trituberculatus isolate SZX2019 chromosome 27, ASM1759143v1, whole genome shotgun sequence:
- the LOC123509587 gene encoding protein cornichon homolog 4-like: protein MDEGMLEEGPPQPDTSVSLDTAVFVFSLFDTGALLFLLVYYVITLSDLECDYLNAQQCCYRLNLWVIPKLAAHLLLSLVFLLTGHFYLFLASLPLAAFLVREYVKVPAGNFGVYDPTEIHRMGQLKAHMRDSVIGMGYYLVFFFIYLYCLLTHLLRSNPVPKPDYADDIGL, encoded by the exons ATGGATGAGGGTATGCTAGAAGAGGGCCCTCCTCAACCTGACACCTCTGTATCTCTGGACACCGCAGTCTTTGTCTTCTCCCTGTTTGACACCGGAGCCTTGCTGTTTCTTCTAGTCTACTAT GTGATCACTCTCTCAGACCTGGAGTGTGACTACCTCAATGCTCAGCAGTGCTGCTACAGACTCAATTTA TGGGTGATTCCCAAGCTGGCTGCCCACCTACTGCTCTCCTTAGTATTCCTGCTAACGGGACACTTCTATCTGTTCCTGGCCTCTCTGCCCCTCGCTGCATTCCTTGTCCGCGA GTATGTCAAGGTGCCAGCTGGGAACTTTGGTGTGTATGACCCAACAGAAATCCACCGCATGGGTCAGCTCAAGGCTCACATGAGGGACTCAGTCATTGGTATGGGCTACTActtggtcttcttcttcatttatctatacTG CCTGCTGACCCACCTCCTGCGCTCCAACCCAGTCCCCAAGCCAGACTACGCTGATGACATTGGGTTGTAA
- the LOC123509588 gene encoding AP-4 complex subunit sigma-1-like has product MMHYLLISKDGSVQFSHYFTHSSPSSRPTTEARVIAKCTNADKDACHFLEDGPHTLVFRWFGPCMFVVAADHSENELMIYEFLSLYVNALHKYFGKFSEKHILLNIERLHMVLEEMVVAGELLEPSIRNALSPIQMLDTISSR; this is encoded by the exons ATGATGCATTACCTTCTCATATCTAAGGATGGTAGTGTGCAGTTTTCCCACTACTTCACCCACAGCAGCCCCTCCAGCCGCCCCACCACAGAGGCCCGGGTCATTGCAAAGTGCACAAATGCTGACAAGGATGCT TGTCACTTCCTGGAAGATGGGCCACACACTCTCGTGTTCCGCTGGTTTGGACCCTGCATGTTCGTTGTTGCAGCTGACCACTCAGAGAATGAACTAATGATCTATGAGTTCTTGAGCTTGTATGTCAATGCTCTTCATAAATACTTTGGCAAATTTTCTGAGAAGCACATCCTCCTCAACATTGAACGACTCCACATGGTtttggaggagatggtggtggcaggagaGCTACTTGAACCCTCTATTAGAAATGCTCTGAGTCCCATACAGATGTTAGATACTATCTCCTCCAGATAA